The proteins below are encoded in one region of Sulfitobacter sp. SK012:
- a CDS encoding autotransporter assembly complex protein TamA: MGRAALAVLKYVRVGVIVAFASGSGVVLAADVKLTGISSDNDLFDILSGGSLLVGQSISEEEAKPSSAEILAAAQADYKRLLAVLYDNGYFSGALTITVDGREAASISPVQPPANINKVIIDVELGPKFKFDRATIDPVAPGTELPNGFAIGETASLGVLKQTVSTGINGWRDAGYAKAELASQDLIARHQERTVSADLRLNPGPKLRFGPLTVKDPSNVRTERILDIAGLPEGEVYSPEELKLATERLRRTGAFNAVALIEAGMIGPEDTLPISASLTDAPLHRFGFGAEYGDPDGLSLTVYWLNRNLFGGAESLRIDGEISGVEGANGGTDYLLSALFKRPATFNEDTNFFALASIEQLDEVSYFSRQLDLVAGVERIASEERTYRLGLGLRTAQTRDAFGENRYTLLTLPTGAEFDYRDNELDTKNGFYIDLAVMPFLALSGADDGVRSFVDARAYKTFGTTRAVTFALRGQLGSVLGPDLSVAPADYLFYSGGGGTVRGQPYESLGVDLGNGETVGGRSFVGLSAEVRVQATESFGVVGFFDAGYIGEEEFYDGSGTTHSGAGLGIRYATGIGPIRFDVGVPTSGPETGDNFQIYIGIGQAF, encoded by the coding sequence GTGGGTCGAGCGGCTCTTGCGGTACTAAAATATGTTCGGGTCGGGGTAATTGTAGCGTTCGCTTCGGGCTCAGGCGTTGTCCTTGCAGCGGACGTCAAGCTGACCGGCATTTCCAGCGATAATGATCTGTTTGATATTCTGTCGGGCGGGTCTTTGCTGGTTGGACAATCGATTTCTGAGGAAGAAGCCAAACCATCAAGCGCTGAAATCCTTGCAGCAGCGCAAGCGGACTACAAGCGTTTGCTGGCAGTGCTCTATGACAATGGCTATTTCAGTGGCGCGCTGACCATCACCGTGGATGGGCGAGAAGCGGCATCGATTTCTCCGGTGCAACCACCTGCAAACATTAATAAAGTGATCATCGACGTCGAACTGGGCCCAAAGTTCAAGTTCGACCGCGCGACGATTGACCCCGTGGCCCCTGGCACAGAACTGCCCAATGGATTTGCAATCGGGGAGACCGCCAGTTTGGGCGTCCTCAAACAAACCGTTAGCACAGGCATCAATGGCTGGCGCGACGCGGGGTATGCAAAAGCGGAACTTGCCTCGCAAGACCTGATCGCGCGCCATCAGGAACGTACGGTCAGCGCAGATTTGCGTCTGAACCCGGGTCCAAAGCTGCGGTTTGGGCCATTGACGGTCAAGGACCCCAGTAATGTTCGGACCGAGCGCATTCTTGATATTGCGGGCCTGCCCGAAGGCGAAGTGTACTCTCCCGAAGAGTTGAAGCTGGCAACAGAACGTCTGCGCCGCACCGGAGCGTTCAATGCTGTTGCGTTGATTGAAGCGGGCATGATCGGCCCTGAAGACACACTGCCCATCAGCGCATCGCTGACCGACGCGCCGCTACACCGGTTTGGTTTTGGCGCAGAGTACGGCGACCCTGATGGTCTGAGCCTTACGGTTTATTGGTTGAACCGCAATCTGTTTGGCGGGGCGGAGAGCCTGCGCATTGACGGTGAAATTTCCGGCGTGGAAGGGGCGAATGGCGGCACTGATTATCTATTGTCCGCACTTTTCAAGCGGCCTGCGACGTTCAACGAAGACACCAATTTCTTTGCGTTGGCCTCGATTGAGCAGCTTGACGAAGTATCATACTTTTCGCGCCAACTCGACCTTGTGGCTGGTGTTGAACGGATCGCTTCTGAGGAGCGCACTTATAGGTTGGGATTAGGGCTGCGCACTGCTCAAACTCGCGATGCATTTGGTGAAAACCGCTATACATTGTTGACGCTGCCGACCGGGGCTGAGTTTGACTACCGCGACAATGAGCTGGACACGAAGAACGGATTTTATATTGATTTAGCAGTGATGCCATTTCTTGCGCTCTCAGGTGCAGATGACGGTGTGCGCAGTTTTGTCGACGCACGTGCCTATAAAACTTTCGGAACAACTCGCGCTGTCACATTTGCGCTGCGCGGTCAGCTTGGTTCGGTCTTAGGGCCGGATCTGTCTGTCGCGCCTGCGGATTACCTCTTTTACTCCGGTGGGGGCGGGACCGTTCGCGGACAGCCCTATGAATCGCTGGGCGTTGATCTGGGCAACGGCGAAACCGTCGGTGGGCGCTCCTTTGTCGGTTTGTCGGCCGAGGTGCGCGTGCAAGCGACAGAAAGCTTCGGCGTCGTTGGGTTCTTTGACGCTGGATATATTGGCGAAGAGGAATTTTATGATGGGTCCGGAACGACGCATTCCGGCGCTGGGCTGGGCATCCGCTACGCCACTGGTATCGGCCCCATCCGATTTGATGTCGGCGTGCCGACATCGGGCCCTGAAACGGGTGACAACTTTCAAATCTATATCGGCATAGGGCAGGCATTCTAA
- a CDS encoding DUF924 family protein yields MIAILHREGSDHLARIDLCIKLKDDSIETLPSEIRDMGPMAAEQCNRVRAHIERFGRHPCRNEVLGRSFTPDGQTYIDTGDFPHQRKVKADTCANAARRVGRHRINQSPC; encoded by the coding sequence GTGATTGCAATATTGCACCGCGAAGGCTCTGATCACCTTGCGCGGATCGATCTATGTATCAAACTCAAGGACGACTCCATCGAAACGCTACCGAGCGAGATTAGGGATATGGGCCCCATGGCTGCCGAACAATGCAACCGCGTTCGCGCACACATCGAGCGTTTTGGGCGACATCCTTGCAGAAACGAAGTGCTGGGCCGTTCGTTCACACCTGACGGACAGACCTACATCGATACCGGCGATTTTCCCCACCAGCGAAAAGTCAAAGCGGACACCTGCGCAAATGCGGCACGCAGAGTAGGCCGTCATCGGATCAATCAAAGTCCATGCTAA
- a CDS encoding DUF924 family protein gives MTRRYNLQDVLDLWFPDNQHWRAPETHVAFWMERMQGGMDAIICEDFAELTDAAARGHLDYWADTPSGRLALLIALDQFPRSLWRDTPAAYLSGY, from the coding sequence ATGACACGGCGATATAACCTGCAAGACGTCCTCGACCTATGGTTCCCAGACAACCAGCATTGGCGCGCCCCCGAAACACATGTCGCCTTTTGGATGGAGCGGATGCAAGGCGGCATGGACGCAATCATCTGTGAGGATTTTGCCGAACTTACCGACGCCGCCGCGCGCGGGCACTTGGATTATTGGGCCGATACGCCGAGCGGAAGGCTGGCACTTTTGATCGCACTGGATCAATTTCCCCGTTCGCTTTGGCGCGACACACCTGCCGCATATCTCTCAGGATATTAA